One genomic region from Nocardia vinacea encodes:
- a CDS encoding UdgX family uracil-DNA binding protein (This protein belongs to the uracil DNA glycosylase superfamily, members of which act in excision repair of DNA. However, it belongs more specifically to UdgX branch, whose founding member was found to bind uracil in DNA (where it does not belong), without cleaving it, appears to promote DNA repair by a pathway involving RecA, rather than base excision.) → MAVPGAAEFVPPHASLAELRRASCGCHGCDLYQHATQTVFGEGPENADVVMIGEQPGDQEDVRGHPFVGPAGRLLDRAIAEVGIDRDRIYVTNAVKHFKFEERGKRRIHKQPGRTEIVACSAWLDAELRVIEPQLVVCLGAIAAKAVLGPSFKVSERRGELVTMPDYAVIATVHPSSVLRAPDRDEAYAGFVADLKRLRTVCGGIRPT, encoded by the coding sequence ATGGCCGTGCCGGGCGCCGCGGAGTTCGTGCCGCCGCACGCGAGCCTCGCCGAGTTGCGGCGGGCCTCGTGCGGCTGTCACGGATGCGATCTCTACCAGCACGCCACCCAAACGGTTTTCGGCGAGGGCCCGGAAAACGCCGACGTCGTGATGATCGGTGAGCAGCCCGGCGACCAGGAGGACGTGCGGGGACACCCGTTCGTCGGCCCCGCCGGGCGGCTGCTCGACCGTGCCATCGCCGAGGTCGGGATCGACCGCGACCGGATCTATGTGACCAACGCGGTGAAGCACTTCAAATTCGAGGAGCGCGGTAAGCGGCGCATCCACAAACAACCCGGACGCACCGAAATCGTCGCCTGTTCGGCCTGGCTCGACGCCGAGTTGCGGGTCATCGAGCCACAACTGGTGGTCTGTCTCGGCGCGATCGCGGCGAAGGCCGTGCTCGGTCCCTCGTTCAAGGTCTCCGAGCGGCGCGGCGAGCTCGTGACGATGCCGGATTACGCGGTGATCGCGACCGTGCACCCGTCGTCGGTGCTGCGCGCGCCCGATCGCGACGAGGCTTACGCCGGATTCGTCGCAGACTTGAAAAGGTTGCGAACGGTGTGCGGTGGTATACGACCGACGTGA
- a CDS encoding hemerythrin domain-containing protein encodes MTLPSTEDVVDLLTAQHKQIKELFAQLKSGQGDKSELFKELVRLLAVHESAEEEAVHPVAARARFGADKMVGQRRDEENHAKCALANLYDLGVDHPDFDAELVEFADAVIAHANREENEEFALLRQQFSVHQLERMAGSVRAAEAIAPTRPHPKTGASALANLLAGPPLAVFDRARDAVRDWRREDDG; translated from the coding sequence ATGACCTTGCCATCGACCGAGGACGTCGTCGATCTGCTGACGGCACAGCACAAGCAGATCAAAGAGCTTTTCGCCCAACTGAAATCCGGGCAGGGCGATAAGTCGGAGCTGTTCAAAGAACTGGTCCGGTTGCTCGCGGTGCACGAGAGCGCCGAAGAGGAGGCCGTGCATCCCGTCGCCGCCCGTGCCCGTTTCGGGGCGGACAAGATGGTCGGACAGCGCAGGGACGAGGAGAACCACGCCAAGTGTGCGCTCGCCAACCTCTACGACCTCGGTGTCGACCATCCGGATTTCGATGCCGAGCTGGTCGAATTCGCCGATGCGGTGATCGCCCATGCCAACCGCGAGGAGAACGAGGAATTCGCCCTGTTGCGCCAACAGTTTTCGGTGCATCAGTTGGAGCGGATGGCGGGTTCGGTGCGCGCCGCCGAAGCGATCGCGCCGACCCGGCCGCATCCGAAGACCGGGGCATCCGCGCTCGCGAATCTGCTGGCCGGTCCGCCGCTGGCGGTATTCGACCGGGCGCGTGATGCGGTGCGGGACTGGCGTCGAGAAGACGACGGATGA
- a CDS encoding SDR family oxidoreductase yields the protein MSYEPRVVVITGASAGIGRAAAREFASSGCKVALLARGDAGLAAAADDVRAAGGEPLTIPVDVADYAAVEAAATRAEEVLGPIDVWVNSAFTSVFAPFEQIAAAEFRRVTEVTYLGTVHGTMAALSRMRARDRGAVVQVGSALGARSIPLQSAYCAAKHAINGFTESVRVELMHEGSNVHITLVQAPAVNTPQFSWVLSRLPKRPQPVPPIYQPEIIARSIAFAAKHPERKEYWVGASTTGTLLAQRLAPSLLDRYLARTGYDSQQTDTDADARADNLWEPVDRAGGYDFGAHGEFDDRAHRRSTQAWLSRGLETLASGLRRH from the coding sequence ATGAGTTACGAACCCCGAGTAGTGGTGATCACCGGGGCGAGTGCGGGCATCGGTCGCGCGGCCGCACGCGAATTCGCTTCGAGCGGCTGCAAAGTCGCGCTGCTCGCCCGCGGCGATGCCGGACTCGCGGCCGCGGCCGACGATGTGCGCGCGGCGGGTGGTGAACCGCTGACGATTCCGGTCGATGTCGCGGATTACGCGGCGGTCGAGGCGGCGGCGACACGGGCCGAGGAGGTGCTCGGACCCATCGATGTCTGGGTGAACTCGGCCTTCACCTCGGTATTCGCGCCGTTCGAGCAGATTGCCGCCGCAGAGTTCCGGCGGGTCACGGAAGTCACCTATCTCGGCACCGTGCACGGCACCATGGCCGCGCTGTCCCGGATGCGGGCACGTGACCGCGGCGCTGTCGTACAAGTCGGCTCGGCGCTCGGCGCCCGCTCGATTCCGCTGCAGTCGGCGTATTGCGCCGCCAAGCACGCGATCAACGGATTCACCGAGTCGGTGCGGGTCGAACTGATGCACGAAGGCAGCAATGTGCACATCACGCTGGTGCAGGCACCGGCGGTCAATACGCCCCAATTCTCCTGGGTGCTGTCACGATTGCCGAAGCGGCCACAGCCGGTGCCGCCGATCTACCAACCCGAGATCATCGCGCGCTCGATCGCCTTCGCCGCGAAACATCCTGAGCGCAAAGAATATTGGGTCGGCGCGAGCACTACGGGGACGCTGCTCGCACAACGGCTCGCGCCCAGCCTGCTCGACCGATATCTCGCCCGAACCGGTTACGACTCGCAGCAGACCGATACCGACGCCGACGCGCGGGCCGACAATCTCTGGGAGCCGGTCGATCGGGCCGGTGGATACGACTTCGGCGCGCACGGCGAGTTCGATGATCGTGCGCATCGGCGCAGTACACAGGCGTGGTTGAGCCGTGGGCTCGAGACATTGGCCAGCGGGTTGCGTAGGCACTAG
- a CDS encoding glycoside hydrolase family 15 protein: MRWYTTDVTAENITRPHVLREYAFLADGERGVLVGPHGDFAWMCAPRWHSDAVFAGLVGGDGAYSVTPSGRYVWGGFYQTGTLIWNSHWLVGSSVVECREALAFPGDPHRVVVLRRIVAVHGDAEVDVVLRPAGQFGNAKTRDLHRTDDGLWLARVGDLALRWTGGASASVRDGRGWTDRITLRQGETHDLVLEFSDIALPDEPPDPHTAWAQTESAWQRGVPELGPCAASRDTAQAYAVMRGMTSSTNGMVAAATTGLPERADRGENYDYRYVWLRDQCFAGQAVAADGPHPLLDNALRFVGERLLAEGPDVLPAYTITGQPIPEPSNLDLPGYPGGRTVVGNRVRDQSQLDVFGEALLLFAAGARHERLTEDSRKAVSVTVGAIAERWRRPDAGIWEIEDRYWTHSRLACVSGLRAVAAVAETGADPVFCTALADTIMAETARTSVHPSGAWQQAPDAAGVDAALLLPAIRGGVPADDPRSLATFRAVQRELCTDYYVYRYRHDEQPLETNEGAFLFCGFVMAIAAAQLGQQVSAARYFERNRAACGTPGLFAEEFDVRQRQLRGNMPQAFVHAMLFESSVQLTRFGDE; the protein is encoded by the coding sequence GTGCGGTGGTATACGACCGACGTGACGGCCGAAAACATCACCCGGCCGCATGTACTGCGCGAATACGCATTCCTCGCGGACGGCGAGCGCGGTGTGCTGGTCGGTCCACACGGTGACTTTGCCTGGATGTGCGCACCACGCTGGCACAGCGACGCGGTTTTCGCCGGACTGGTCGGCGGGGACGGCGCGTATTCGGTGACGCCGTCCGGGCGCTACGTGTGGGGCGGTTTCTACCAGACGGGCACGTTGATCTGGAATTCGCACTGGCTGGTCGGCTCGTCGGTGGTCGAATGCCGGGAGGCGCTGGCCTTTCCCGGTGATCCGCATCGGGTTGTGGTGCTGCGGCGGATCGTCGCGGTGCACGGTGATGCCGAGGTCGATGTGGTGCTGCGCCCCGCCGGGCAGTTCGGCAATGCGAAGACACGCGACCTGCACCGCACCGATGACGGGTTATGGCTCGCGCGAGTCGGGGACCTCGCACTGCGTTGGACGGGCGGCGCATCCGCGTCGGTCCGCGATGGTCGCGGCTGGACCGATCGGATAACGCTGCGACAAGGCGAGACTCACGATCTCGTCCTCGAATTTTCCGATATCGCACTGCCCGACGAACCACCCGATCCGCATACGGCATGGGCGCAGACCGAATCTGCTTGGCAGCGTGGGGTTCCGGAGCTGGGCCCGTGCGCCGCATCCCGCGATACCGCTCAGGCCTACGCGGTCATGCGCGGTATGACCAGTTCCACCAACGGTATGGTCGCCGCGGCCACCACGGGTCTGCCCGAACGCGCGGACCGCGGCGAGAACTACGATTACCGCTACGTATGGCTGCGCGACCAATGCTTCGCCGGTCAAGCCGTGGCAGCAGACGGTCCACACCCGTTGCTGGACAATGCGTTACGTTTCGTGGGCGAGCGGCTGCTCGCCGAAGGGCCCGACGTATTGCCCGCGTATACGATCACCGGCCAACCCATCCCGGAGCCCAGCAATCTGGACCTACCCGGCTATCCGGGCGGTCGCACCGTGGTCGGCAACCGGGTGCGCGACCAGTCCCAGCTCGACGTATTCGGCGAGGCATTGCTGTTGTTCGCGGCGGGCGCGCGGCACGAGCGGCTCACCGAGGACAGCCGCAAGGCGGTTTCGGTGACGGTCGGCGCGATCGCCGAACGCTGGCGCCGACCGGATGCGGGCATCTGGGAGATCGAGGACCGATACTGGACACATTCCCGGCTGGCCTGCGTCAGTGGTCTGCGCGCGGTTGCCGCCGTTGCCGAGACCGGGGCCGACCCGGTGTTCTGTACGGCGCTGGCCGACACCATCATGGCCGAAACCGCCCGCACCAGTGTGCATCCCAGCGGCGCGTGGCAGCAGGCGCCGGATGCTGCGGGTGTCGACGCGGCCCTGCTGCTGCCAGCCATCCGTGGCGGTGTACCCGCCGACGATCCGCGCAGCCTCGCCACCTTTCGGGCGGTCCAGCGCGAATTGTGCACGGATTACTACGTTTATCGCTACCGCCACGACGAGCAGCCGCTGGAGACGAACGAGGGCGCATTCCTGTTCTGCGGATTTGTCATGGCGATCGCGGCCGCCCAACTCGGACAACAGGTTTCGGCGGCACGCTATTTCGAGCGCAATCGCGCGGCATGCGGTACGCCCGGATTGTTCGCCGAGGAATTCGATGTCCGGCAGCGTCAGCTGCGCGGCAATATGCCGCAGGCCTTTGTGCACGCGATGCTGTTCGAATCCTCGGTCCAGCTCACCCGATTCGGCGATGAGTAA
- a CDS encoding FAD-binding and (Fe-S)-binding domain-containing protein: MIDFPLTRLAAELTGKVAGEVRFDPGSRATYSTDASNYRAVPLGVVLPRTPEDAAAAIAVCREHDMPVLSRGGGTSLAGQCCNAAVVLDWSKYCDRLISVDTAARTAIVEPGIALDPLNAQLARYDLMVGPKPATHVSCTIGGMIGNNSCGSTAQAYGKMVDSVRRLEILTYDGLRGWVGADSQDGFAELRDGLRQIRDEYATDIRQHYPDIPRRVSGYNLDSLLPEHGFDLAKLLVGSESTLVTVLRAEIELVQRPKAVALTVLGYPDIYDAADAVPIVLQHNPIALEGVDHRLVDLEHLEHLAGGAIAQLPDGNGWLMAQFEGADQDEADRRAQTMVEEVTMKTGATSTMIDDPAREAEIWMAREAGLGATAYPPDSPETHEGWEDAAVPPNRLGDYLRDFESLLDDFDYQSSSLYGHFGHGCVHTRIPFDLRSAEGISKYRGFAEQSAQLVARYGGSLSGEHGDGQSRGELLPIMFGERIVEAFGAVKHLFDPRNRMNPGKVVHPRPLDQDLRQGADYRPWEPVTHFAFPEDDHRFSVAAARCVGVGKCRGHEGGVMCPSYRATREEEHSTRGRARLLFEMLQGEVITDGWRSTEVRDALDLCLACKGCRSDCPVDVDMATYKAEFLSHHYEHRVRPMAHYSMGWIPLWARLATAVSAPANALAQSRGTGGLLKRLGGIDPRRELPRFARERFTEMFARRAPDERGHRGRVLLWPDTFTNNFAPEIAEAAVAVLEAAGFEIEIPGRTVCCGLTWISTGQLHTAKRVLRRTLRQLEPQLRSSTPIVVLEPSCAAVFRSDLTELLPGDEDAHRLANQVRTLGEILTEQADDWEPPRIDAHAMVQPHCHQHAILHYEADQRLLTATGLDVEVLDTGCCGLAGNFGFERGHYDVSVACAEDKLMPTIRNREPETLILADGFSCRTQIEHLNPQARPRHAAQILAEAIRGN, translated from the coding sequence ATGATTGACTTCCCGCTGACGCGACTCGCGGCCGAACTCACCGGAAAGGTAGCCGGTGAAGTGCGTTTCGATCCCGGATCCCGGGCCACATACTCCACCGATGCCTCGAACTACCGCGCGGTGCCGCTCGGTGTGGTGCTGCCGCGCACACCTGAGGACGCGGCCGCCGCCATCGCGGTGTGCCGCGAGCACGATATGCCGGTGCTCTCGCGCGGTGGCGGCACCAGTCTGGCCGGTCAATGCTGCAATGCGGCCGTGGTGCTGGACTGGAGCAAGTACTGTGATCGGCTGATCTCGGTCGATACGGCGGCCCGCACCGCGATCGTGGAACCGGGCATCGCGCTTGACCCGCTGAATGCGCAGTTGGCGCGGTACGACCTGATGGTCGGCCCGAAACCGGCGACACATGTCAGCTGCACGATCGGCGGAATGATCGGCAACAATTCCTGCGGATCTACGGCACAGGCTTACGGGAAAATGGTCGATTCGGTACGGCGGCTGGAAATCCTGACCTACGACGGGTTGCGGGGTTGGGTCGGCGCGGATTCCCAGGACGGGTTTGCGGAACTGCGGGACGGCCTGCGGCAGATCCGTGATGAGTACGCGACGGACATCCGTCAGCACTATCCCGATATTCCGCGCCGGGTGTCGGGCTACAATCTCGATTCCCTGCTGCCGGAGCACGGCTTCGATCTCGCGAAACTGCTCGTCGGCAGCGAGTCCACGCTGGTGACGGTGTTGCGCGCCGAAATCGAGCTCGTACAACGCCCGAAAGCGGTGGCGCTGACCGTACTCGGCTATCCCGATATCTACGATGCCGCCGATGCGGTGCCGATCGTGTTGCAGCACAACCCGATAGCGCTGGAAGGGGTGGACCACCGGCTGGTCGACCTGGAGCATCTCGAACATCTGGCCGGGGGCGCTATCGCGCAGCTGCCGGACGGAAACGGTTGGCTGATGGCGCAATTCGAGGGTGCCGACCAGGACGAAGCCGACCGCAGGGCCCAGACGATGGTCGAGGAAGTAACCATGAAAACCGGTGCTACCTCGACAATGATCGACGATCCCGCGCGCGAGGCGGAGATCTGGATGGCAAGGGAAGCGGGCCTCGGTGCCACCGCCTATCCACCGGACAGTCCGGAAACCCATGAGGGTTGGGAGGATGCCGCGGTGCCGCCGAACCGGCTCGGCGACTATCTTCGCGACTTCGAAAGTCTGCTGGACGATTTCGACTACCAGTCGTCCTCGCTGTACGGCCACTTCGGCCACGGCTGCGTCCACACCCGCATCCCGTTCGATCTCCGTAGCGCGGAGGGCATTTCGAAGTACCGCGGCTTCGCCGAGCAGAGCGCGCAGTTGGTTGCACGGTACGGCGGATCGCTGTCCGGTGAACACGGTGACGGTCAGTCGCGCGGCGAACTGCTGCCGATCATGTTCGGCGAGCGGATCGTCGAGGCATTCGGAGCGGTCAAACATCTCTTCGATCCGCGCAATCGGATGAATCCCGGCAAGGTCGTGCACCCGCGACCACTGGATCAGGACCTGCGCCAAGGTGCGGACTATCGACCGTGGGAGCCGGTGACCCACTTCGCTTTCCCGGAGGACGACCATCGGTTCAGCGTCGCCGCCGCGCGCTGTGTCGGCGTCGGCAAGTGCCGCGGTCACGAGGGCGGTGTGATGTGCCCGAGCTACCGGGCGACCAGGGAGGAGGAACACTCCACCCGTGGCCGCGCCCGACTTCTGTTCGAAATGCTCCAGGGCGAGGTGATCACCGATGGCTGGCGCTCCACCGAGGTCCGCGATGCCCTCGATCTGTGCCTGGCCTGCAAAGGCTGCCGCAGCGACTGCCCGGTCGATGTCGATATGGCCACCTACAAGGCCGAATTCCTCTCCCACCACTACGAACACCGCGTCCGGCCGATGGCGCACTACTCGATGGGCTGGATCCCGCTGTGGGCCCGACTCGCCACCGCCGTGTCCGCACCGGCCAATGCACTGGCGCAGAGCCGGGGCACGGGCGGGCTGCTCAAACGGCTAGGCGGTATCGACCCGCGCCGCGAATTACCGCGATTCGCCCGCGAGCGCTTCACCGAGATGTTCGCCCGCCGCGCACCGGACGAGCGCGGCCACCGCGGCCGAGTGCTGCTGTGGCCCGACACCTTCACCAATAACTTCGCCCCCGAAATAGCCGAAGCCGCGGTGGCCGTACTGGAGGCCGCCGGATTCGAGATCGAAATACCAGGGCGCACAGTCTGTTGCGGATTGACTTGGATTTCCACCGGCCAACTCCACACCGCGAAACGAGTATTGCGCCGCACTTTGCGTCAGCTCGAACCCCAATTGCGCTCGAGCACCCCCATCGTCGTGCTCGAACCGAGCTGCGCCGCCGTCTTCCGCTCCGATCTCACCGAATTACTCCCCGGCGACGAAGACGCCCACCGCCTGGCAAATCAGGTACGCACCCTCGGCGAAATCCTCACCGAACAAGCCGACGACTGGGAACCCCCGCGCATCGACGCGCACGCCATGGTCCAACCGCACTGCCACCAGCACGCGATCCTGCACTACGAAGCCGACCAAAGACTCTTGACCGCAACCGGACTCGACGTCGAAGTACTGGATACCGGATGCTGCGGCTTGGCAGGCAACTTCGGCTTCGAACGCGGCCACTACGACGTCTCGGTGGCATGCGCCGAAGACAAACTCATGCCGACCATCCGCAACCGCGAGCCCGAAACCCTGATCCTGGCAGACGGTTTCAGCTGCCGAACCCAAATCGAACACCTGAATCCGCAAGCCCGACCTCGGCACGCGGCACAAATCCTCGCCGAGGCGATCCGCGGCAACTGA
- a CDS encoding plasmid stabilization protein has product MPKEWSNKQERQYEHIKDSAEDRGESQKRAKEIAARTVNKNRAQSGQSKTASRSSIKDKSPQQRGGQRSGRSGPKGPTRDQLYNEAKNRNIKGRSKMNKRQLARALGKD; this is encoded by the coding sequence ATGCCAAAGGAATGGAGCAATAAGCAGGAACGGCAATACGAGCACATCAAGGACTCGGCAGAGGACCGGGGCGAGAGCCAGAAGCGGGCGAAGGAAATCGCCGCGCGGACGGTCAATAAGAATCGCGCCCAATCCGGGCAGTCGAAGACCGCAAGCCGCTCCTCGATAAAGGACAAGTCGCCACAGCAGCGCGGTGGGCAGCGCTCGGGCCGCAGTGGCCCGAAAGGCCCGACCCGCGACCAGCTGTACAACGAGGCCAAAAACCGCAATATCAAGGGCCGCTCGAAGATGAACAAGCGGCAGCTCGCGCGGGCCTTGGGCAAGGACTGA
- a CDS encoding serine hydrolase domain-containing protein yields MKVVPGTLVTVADDLDAVTTVGHEDDPAAAGLTNADVAALWASVQAWYRMGTTPAIQTCLRRNGKIVLNRAIGHGWGNGPKDGPDAEKVLATPETLFCGFSTAKGVSATLMFMLIEQGAFALNDPVCKYIPEFSAHGKDAITIGDVLSHSAGVPFITPPYKGVELVLDEELAVQGLADLVPSWRPGRFRVYHALTSGLIQRLLVQRATGKRMREHLAEQVLEPLGFRWNNFGVRAEDVDKVVPSVKTGPPPSRVSILLARKALGGRMDGATARSANRDFLTAELPSGNIVTTAYELSRFYEILTRGGELDGVRIIEPGTLREAIRPARRIPGLAGRVSSAGFELGARRSKFGRNTQSHFGRSGLTTQYGWADPSRGLSGAILTSGKATTDSQRPWALVAQISNTISQLAPADRLFDTD; encoded by the coding sequence ATGAAGGTGGTTCCTGGCACGTTGGTGACCGTCGCCGATGATCTGGACGCGGTGACGACGGTCGGGCACGAGGACGATCCGGCCGCTGCCGGGTTGACGAATGCGGACGTAGCGGCGCTGTGGGCGTCGGTGCAGGCGTGGTACCGGATGGGGACGACGCCCGCGATTCAGACCTGTCTGCGGCGCAACGGGAAGATCGTGCTGAACCGGGCGATCGGGCACGGCTGGGGGAATGGGCCGAAAGACGGTCCGGATGCGGAGAAGGTGCTCGCGACGCCGGAGACGCTGTTCTGCGGGTTCTCCACGGCCAAGGGCGTGTCCGCGACGCTGATGTTCATGCTGATCGAACAGGGTGCGTTCGCGCTGAATGATCCAGTGTGCAAGTACATCCCGGAGTTTTCGGCGCACGGCAAGGATGCGATCACCATCGGCGATGTGCTGTCGCATTCGGCGGGCGTGCCGTTCATTACGCCGCCGTACAAGGGCGTCGAGCTGGTGCTCGACGAGGAGTTGGCCGTACAGGGGTTGGCCGATCTGGTGCCGAGTTGGCGGCCGGGTCGGTTCCGGGTCTATCACGCATTGACCAGCGGTTTGATTCAACGGCTGCTGGTGCAGCGGGCCACCGGGAAGCGAATGCGCGAACATCTCGCCGAACAGGTGCTCGAACCATTGGGCTTCCGCTGGAACAACTTCGGGGTCCGGGCCGAGGATGTCGACAAGGTCGTGCCCAGCGTGAAGACCGGCCCGCCACCGTCGCGTGTGTCGATACTTTTGGCGCGCAAGGCCCTCGGCGGCCGGATGGACGGTGCGACCGCCAGATCCGCGAATCGGGATTTCCTGACCGCCGAATTGCCGTCGGGCAATATCGTCACGACGGCCTACGAGCTGTCCCGTTTCTACGAAATCCTCACTCGCGGTGGCGAACTCGATGGTGTCCGGATCATCGAGCCCGGCACGCTCCGCGAAGCGATCCGCCCGGCGCGCCGCATACCCGGCCTGGCCGGACGAGTCAGCAGCGCGGGCTTCGAACTCGGCGCTCGTCGTTCGAAGTTCGGGCGGAACACCCAGTCGCACTTCGGCCGCAGCGGCCTGACAACCCAATACGGCTGGGCCGATCCGAGCCGCGGGCTCTCCGGCGCGATCCTCACCAGCGGCAAGGCCACCACCGATTCCCAACGCCCATGGGCTCTGGTCGCCCAGATCTCGAACACCATCAGCCAACTCGCGCCCGCGGATCGGCTGTTCGACACCGACTGA
- a CDS encoding thiamine pyrophosphate-requiring protein: protein MKQQVGDYVLQRLREWGVNQVFGYPGDGINGLVAAFGRANNKPQFVQARHEEMAAFQATGFAKFSGKVGVCTATSGPGAIHLLNGLYDAKLDHVPVVAIVGQTARSAMGGSYQQEVDLQSLFKDVASDYLVEVNVSSQLPNALDRAFRTAMTRHAPTAVIIPADLQEEPYEPPEHEFKQVPSSPPHAVTTTVIAPYTEIERAAEIIDAGSKVAVLVGQGARSAAREVVELAELTGAGVAKALLGKDVLPDDLPFVTGSIGLLGTRPSYEMMRDCDTLVIVGSNFPYTQFMPEFGQARAVQIDIDGTMIGMRYPTEVNLVGDAKATLAELIPLLRRKEDRSWREKIEQDVVRWWETVERQAMLQAKPVNPMRVVWELSKQLPDNAIVTADSGSSTNWYARCLRFRIGTRGSLSGTLATMGPGVPYAIGAKFAHPERPAIALVGDGAMQMNGMAELLTIARYYRQWSDPRLVVCVFHNNDLNQVTWELRAMGGAPKFEESQILPETSYADLARCMGLPSVAIDDPDQLADAWSQALSADRPVLLDVRCDPEVPPIPPHATYEQMKDTAEAVMRGDPDGWHLMWQGAKIKAQEFVPHRSSSS from the coding sequence ATGAAGCAACAGGTTGGTGACTACGTCCTGCAACGACTACGCGAGTGGGGCGTTAACCAAGTCTTCGGATACCCCGGCGACGGCATCAACGGTCTGGTCGCCGCTTTCGGTCGCGCGAATAACAAACCACAGTTCGTGCAGGCCAGGCACGAGGAAATGGCGGCCTTCCAAGCCACCGGATTCGCCAAGTTCAGTGGAAAGGTCGGCGTCTGTACCGCCACCTCGGGACCCGGTGCGATCCATCTGCTCAACGGACTCTACGACGCCAAACTCGACCATGTCCCGGTCGTGGCGATCGTCGGTCAGACCGCGCGCAGCGCCATGGGCGGCAGCTATCAGCAGGAAGTCGACCTGCAGAGCCTGTTCAAGGATGTTGCCAGTGATTATCTGGTCGAGGTCAACGTCTCGAGCCAATTGCCGAACGCGCTGGACCGGGCGTTCCGAACGGCGATGACCCGGCATGCGCCCACCGCGGTGATCATCCCCGCCGATCTGCAGGAAGAGCCCTACGAACCGCCCGAACACGAGTTCAAGCAGGTGCCGTCCAGCCCACCGCATGCGGTGACCACGACGGTGATCGCGCCGTATACCGAGATCGAGCGCGCCGCCGAGATCATCGACGCGGGATCGAAGGTCGCGGTGCTCGTCGGTCAGGGCGCACGCTCTGCCGCACGTGAGGTGGTCGAACTCGCCGAACTTACCGGGGCGGGCGTGGCGAAGGCGCTGCTCGGCAAGGATGTGCTGCCCGATGACCTGCCGTTCGTCACCGGGTCGATCGGGTTGCTCGGCACCAGGCCGAGCTATGAGATGATGCGCGACTGCGACACCCTGGTCATCGTCGGGTCGAATTTCCCGTACACCCAGTTCATGCCGGAGTTCGGTCAGGCGCGCGCCGTGCAGATCGATATCGACGGCACCATGATCGGCATGCGCTATCCGACCGAGGTGAATCTGGTCGGTGACGCGAAAGCCACACTGGCCGAACTCATTCCGTTACTGCGCCGCAAGGAGGATCGATCCTGGCGGGAGAAGATCGAGCAGGATGTGGTCCGCTGGTGGGAGACGGTCGAGCGGCAGGCGATGTTGCAGGCCAAGCCGGTCAACCCGATGCGCGTGGTTTGGGAACTGTCGAAACAGCTCCCGGATAATGCGATCGTCACCGCGGATTCCGGCTCGTCCACCAACTGGTACGCCCGCTGCCTGCGATTCCGCATCGGTACGCGCGGCTCGCTCTCGGGCACCCTGGCGACCATGGGACCCGGCGTGCCCTATGCCATCGGGGCCAAGTTCGCACATCCGGAACGACCGGCCATCGCATTGGTCGGCGACGGCGCCATGCAGATGAACGGAATGGCCGAACTGCTCACCATCGCGCGCTATTACCGGCAGTGGAGTGATCCGCGGCTGGTCGTGTGTGTCTTCCACAACAACGATCTGAATCAGGTCACCTGGGAGTTGCGCGCCATGGGCGGAGCACCGAAATTCGAAGAGTCGCAGATACTTCCGGAGACCTCCTATGCGGATCTCGCGCGCTGTATGGGTCTGCCGTCGGTCGCGATCGACGATCCGGACCAGCTCGCCGACGCATGGAGCCAGGCGCTGAGCGCGGATCGTCCGGTGCTGCTCGATGTGCGCTGCGATCCCGAGGTGCCGCCGATTCCGCCGCATGCGACCTATGAGCAGATGAAGGACACCGCGGAGGCGGTTATGCGCGGCGATCCGGACGGCTGGCATCTGATGTGGCAGGGCGCCAAGATCAAAGCGCAGGAATTCGTGCCGCATCGGAGTTCGTCGTCATGA